In the genome of Neodiprion fabricii isolate iyNeoFabr1 chromosome 4, iyNeoFabr1.1, whole genome shotgun sequence, the window TTTAATCTCTCAGCAAATACACAACTGAGGTTATCACAATTTATCTTATGTGAGACAAAATATCCTCCTTATGAAacacatcaaatatttatctgACAGATGATTTTAACTAATCAATGACTCAATCACTGGTATCACTGAAATGTATGAGCATGACGGGATATTTCATATCTCCTGGCAACGCTCCTGCTGCCGCTCTGATGTCATTTTGCGTAGTTCGTGTCCGAAAAATACTATAAAAGGAAAGTGCGATTCAAACGGAAGCGTTATTCGACCCGAGataatttttgaatcgttCATGTTCCCTTCGCAACTCCAACgacgttgactgaagaaatTCAGCCCATAATACTTTATCGAAACACCGCGATGTGCGCCACGAAATTACCGAGGATAATGGATCTGGACACGGCGTACATCGgttgtcaattatttttcaacttgtcTGGATATTTTCTACTGCACTTATTCACAACTAATATAACAGGAATTTCTAGAACCCTTGATCAAAGAATGGCTGCAACACGTGCACGAGGACAATGCAAGGCAGGAGCAAATTTTTGCGGAAGGAAGcgaatttttcatcccgtTCATAGGTAAGCTCATGACTAATTGCTCCATCATGCCGACGCAATACATAAGGATTCGTCGAATCTTCTTTGCGTAATACAATGGTGGTTGCACAGTTGTAACGGGTGATATTTTACAGCTGTTCCTGTACCGGTGATAAAAGCAATATTTGTAATAACCGACCACCTTGGTCTGGGACCTAACACCAGATACTTGACGGTTCATCTCTTCGATAGATTCATGTCAAACCAGTTTTGCGAGTTGTACGTCGCCGAAATGGTATCAAATCCGGGTGAGGTCGCTTGGCCACAGATatgcaaaattatttccagtgaAGCAAAATTGAGGCTTATGTCTTGCATGCAACTGGCAAGCAAGATGGATTCGCATACCAAAGGTCTAAGCATTTCACAGGTATATAATAATCGAGCCTCTTTAGTCGTGGCAAACTGTTCACTACTACTGTTGGACTAATTCATTGCGGTAAGGAAAAGCTTTGTCGAGGAATAGCTAGTACTGCTTTGAATTGATATGATGTTGATATATTGCAGGTAGTGCGTGGGCTGCAATGGTTAGACGACAAGTCTGAGTACACTACAAATAGCATATATTGTTCAGAATTCCGTGTATACAAAGCTCTAGACTTTAAAATACCATTATTCACACCGTTACACTGTGTTGAAATACTTCTTGCTGCGACGAAGCTCGGACAGATGCCTAAAATATATGATGCATGTGTTAATTTGCTGGATTTAGCATATTTGGAGGTACGATTTGCATCTAGACACTTAGCCTTTCCATTTCTACATGAAATTCTATACCTTGGAATGTAACGATACGTACATGTTTCATTTCAGCATGAAAGGCTATATTCATGCCTTGTATTTTTGATGAAGCAAAGGTTTCCAGAGTTTCAAATTGACCCAGGGTACATCATGGCCCTTGAAAGTAATGTTCTTTATTTAGCAGCTGGGGTTGTTCTTTGTGCCACGTTTATTCTCGCTGTAGAACACTGTGAGACTGAACGTTTAGTTCAGATGCTCTCCAATCAAGTTGGGATAAGAGTCACTAATATTTGGGAAATGGCCAAGTTACTCTTCACCATAGCGTTGCAGGAAGATACTCCAgaacaataaataatgtataattccAGTCATCTGGTATCACATAATGATTCATATCTGTAGCTaagaatcatattttttttaatgcgtATAGTACTTtgttttcacaaatttcacACCGCTACAGCTATTCTCTACAAGTTGTCCATTTGGTTTTGTGTTGTTCATTAAAGTGAAATAAacttctcacaatcagtgaagaggaaaaaaaaaattatttagttCGACACAAGATTGTTTTACAGTTTTTCTATGAGTGCATTTTAATTTATCACGGTTTACTGGATTAACTGGAGACAATCTTAAAATTACAAGCTAATGGTTTTTccgaaaaacattttttgggtcttattatatcatacatatcatttgcttattttttaaattgaacaaTTCACGACAGATTGAAAAACGTTGAAGACGCTATAACAAATGTCAAATAATTCGTAATGGACCCGCGCATGATCACGGACTATGCTCAAACTTCTGCAGGTGTTGACAGTAACCTTAAGGCGACACTCCACTCGTCGGGGAATTTTGAACCGTCGGTAATCGCAGATTTAcagtttttcgaaaactttgtaaatgaaaatagcGTATCGTCAGTAAATGATATTTCCGCGCCTCTGGTAAGATACTAACAAGTCAAGTTTGGCATTTCCACGTGAATCACTGCAGTCCACGAAGGGTAAGAATATAAATGCACAAAGAATTATACGAACGGTGCGCTTTGGTGAAGAGTACAAGTAGCCATCTTTGCGCAGGAAGCAATACAACAGAGACACTTTGTTGAAATCAAGTTTTTGTCGTTTTCATTCAACATTCGTCAATTCAACACTGCATAAACCACACAACAGTAGTAGGACAATTGATTCGACGTCCGAGTTTagaagtaatttgaaaaactgcaATGAGGATAATTTCAATCGGTAAAGAAGAGGCGTGGTATCGGCTTAATGAATATCAGGGTGGGTTTATTTCCGATGCATATTGTCTGTAATCCTTGGTTCGGCATATATACGCGACAAATAAACTTTCATGACGCACGTTGCGTAGGCAAATACGAAGCAACGTCGTATGCACTATGAATGCATCGATATACTTGTACGTGCATTTGAAGGATTCACACGTATGCGCATGAGTACAAGTCTGTATGGGTGTGCAGAATTCGTACGTAAAAGTGGCCGAGTGTAGTGCATGGATCGTAGGAGCTGGACGGCTTGTTGTGCGGGGAAACGAGACGACAAAAGAATTGACGATTTTGCCGGTAGAGGTCGGCTCCTCGAACGAATACCATGCATTCCAGTTGCGTACAAGTGGTGGGGTCCCCGACTTACTTCTCGTGTCAAACAGCTTGTGCTGTGTGTGTCTGTCCGCATACCATTCGATTTTAATAATtctcaatgaaaaaataatacaagcAAGTCTCCGGGGGCAAGTTTTCACGACACATCAGTCGGTTGTCACTATTGCCAAGTGTGAGGTGCACGGGAACTGCGATTAAGGTGTATCGAACAGGTAAGTCTTCTCTCTTCGTAAAACATTTCCATTTAGCTCCTCAGGAATGCAAGGtctgcttttttttattctgtccCGCATTCCACTATCGATTTGTTATTGGGGATGCCAGACAGCTTACGAACTTTGTAACTCGTTCGTTCCTTCGCTATTTGTTGCAAGAAACGTTAAAATTCCTCGAATCATGTATTATTTATCGTAAATTCTATGTACCTGCGTTCTACACAgcttcattttatttacacatCCCAGTGCTGCCTCATACTATCGCTAAATTCCTACGCGACGCACACACGAACGATACACGCATCGTGTTATGCACATATTGTATACTGTATACGTCGTGTTTCCCAAATGTGCAGACTTTCGGTTTGTATAACGTCCTTGTATGTCCAACTGGTCAAGTTCgcttaattatttatatttgtcAAAACGACACGACGAAAGAATCAAGCTTTCGCTCGTATGCGCATTAAGAACATTCGCCtctaattcaaaaacaaacaaaattgtTATCTCAAACATTCCGATAACCGATTTACgttattatgtatacatatacacctTTCAACCGCTCTCAGCGACTACGTATATACCTACAATCTCTATTCCGATGTGTGGGATCGATTTTGGCCCACTTTcctcgattttttctttccttactTCTCTCATTTTTCCCCCCTATCTCTCAAGTCGTTACCGCACGGTTTCCCATATCTCCCATGCTCGAGATTAGCGAAATTCTTCTTACGATCCAATTCGCCTACGAACAAACggagtaatttttatttttcatttttatcgttcTCATTTGCCTTTAccaaatatttctttcaccCTCAGTCTCTTTGTCCCCAGATCGTTGCACTCTCCTTATTCCTAAAATCCTTAAAACGCTagctttttcttcctttctatACAAAAGCCGTTAACGCGTTATAATATCAACACGTATTATAACCGAGCGTAGGCATGTATTCGAAACAACCCGAATACAGTAACAACACAACGGCTGCAACACCGCGAAGACATTTCATGCCGCGGCCCCGATTTAAAAAACCACGTCGCGACGAATCCGCGCgcggtaaataaaatatacctaGGATGCATTGTACGCATAGTGTCACGATCGCAAGAcgagaaaacaaatattattcaagGGGCCGCGATGTGTTTGAATGTTTAAAtaacaaggaaaaaagaaaaaaaaaaaaaaattgctataaACGAATGATAAAAAGAAGCTGACAGAGTAAAGATCCGGCATGTGCAGCTGaattatatcaataataaaattatacggaCGCGCTCTAGTCGCGCGCTACTCCCGCGATATGATgattattatgaaattgttCCGTTTGCGCGGCGCGGTGAGGCGCGGGTGGGTGGGAAGTACCGAGCTAGAGGAGTGAGGAGGGTCGGGGAGGAGGTCGCAAGGAGGGCGCATTCCACGGACAATGccacgttttttttaaaaccaaGTTTTGTTTAGCCTATACATAGTCGTAATGCGTAACAGGTATTGCAACGCGAGTAAAATCGCTCGTTCGTCAATACGTACAGATTTATACGTATCTAATCGTGAAATATACGCCTCCTGCGAACAATGATCATATATTGTCGTATTTGATTATCACTTGcacatatatacttatatatatcaAGCACCTACGCATCTGCGTTTTACAAACAATCCTGATCCTTTTTCAGGCGCAACGATAAACGTGTGCGTTATAATATTACACgcaaagaagagagaaaaagctTTTTGCGTGTCAACCGGAACTGCAGACGTGCAGCAGTTTGTCCGTGTATACGGAAGGAAGGAAACGGATTTTGTAAACCAAAGGATTTACGTATAGACGTATAGACGTATAATATAAGGAAAGAGGAAAGATTGCAAccctataaaaaaaaacaaagaaaaaaaactacgtcCCAGGAAAAAAACATGTCCGCTGTCGAGAGTGCTCTCGACGTCTTATCCAGGGCAGCCACAATGGTACAGGGTGAGTATAGTAATTATTTACACAAATCGATAGACCACCTCCTCTTTCTCCCCCCTCGCCGCCGACGCCATCCCCAATTCCCTTCTCTTGCTCCACCTCGGCAACTTTTCGTCAAGTCTTACtatgatacatatataggtatacacgccgttgtatatacgtatgcaatTTCGTAATTTCCTACACGTCATTGTGGAGTTATCTGTTTTATTGCCAAATCTCTTCCTCtgttttcaacaaattttcttacaattctCATAAGGCGGTTCTTCGCtcgttatattttcaaacttggtTCCGTTCGATCGTATGCACCGTTGGCGCAATGACGAACCAGGGATTCTTTATGTTGATTAGACAAGGTTTATTCGTTACACAACGTTTATTTAAAGTTCCCGCATATCTGGATGTGTGTTCTCCTCGTACACTTACACGTAACGCAGCGGCTAGGCAGTTTATCTAGTTTCTAGTCTCTGATCGCTGATTATGCAGGTGGGAGGATTGCACGCGTGCGCGCGTTCGTTTGGCGCGAAACCGCGTTTCAAATTCGCTGCACTCGCACGAGACGAGCTTACGATAATAAGTGACTCCTTACCAGCGGTTCATCATACGGACGCTGACAAATGTATACGCTATGTACACAACGTAAATTACATTCGTTTACCCGATGAATTCATGCGCACAATAGccttgataaaataaataaataacgattttattatacatatagcgATTTAGTATTAGCATATGCGGTACACGATCGAATATTGTATTCATgtgtatgtaatattatacttGTAGCGTCTTATATTCTCTCTCGACACCTGCAGCAGTACAGCTCGAATTATATCTACATAAGTTTGTATAACATATACACAATTACATTATCACTGGCATAATGCAGGAAATACGTATCCACTCACGTATACATACTTTCAGTTTATCCTTGTATACCTTTGTTCTGACgcaatataggtataaattgTTCTAAAAATTGTCCTGaattgggagaaaaaaaattgaaagtgattCAACTGGTCGATTTTGACAAATACAGTCCCATTCTATAcgtaattttgaacaaaaaacaaaaaacaaaaacttcaacgcatttttaaattaggcagaaataaagaaatggcataagttttacgaaatcgcaatagtaaattcgtagaattcatgcaatttctttatttctgcagcgtcaaatgaaaatgtgttggGATTCTGTTGTTCAAAATTGCGTATAGAGTGGGACTCTTGAGCCCTTTTTTGCGTTTGAGATACTTGTACtttgatatttggagatatatacaTCAGCGTTAAAATCGAGCAAGGCACCCCTTTAAGGCGAGTGAATCAATCACGTTGTTTGTACTTGGATTGTGTTTCATCGGGCCGAGACTAAACCTCATGGTTGGAAAATTCAGGTCGACGAAGCGATTCAGGTTTACTAATTCTTTGTACGTACGTAGAGCTTTCCACACCAATTATCGTTTGTCTTTTTCCATCAGCTGTCCGGAACAGAGTGAGCTATGCTGTACATACACACCGACGTGTCCTATGCGGTACAACATGGTAgatgaataatatataatacttaTAACGCAACTGACAAAGCATTCAGTCACATACCTATAGCTGTACGTGAGAGCATCCGCTGATTTCGCTTATATTTCATTGATTCTTGAGCACGCCCTTCCACGTATACATTTCTAGTACAACTTTCGCCATATGTCGTCGATCTGTAACCACATTATTATATGTTCGGTTTATTAATTATGAGCCGAGATTGCAACCGCGCGTATCAACTGCAGAGAGTGCCTATACGGAAGTTGAAGTTGCGATTATAGTTTACCCGGGTAACGAAACGCCAACGTCaaacgagacgagacgagtaAAAGACTaggaatatataaaaaataaaccaggaacaagaaaatttttagaataCTTTTgatagttttcatttttcaaaaattaaatacacgTTGCCAGGAGTGCAATGTCGTTCGATATCGACGAATCAGCGAGGGTAAAAATCGCGATATCCGAGTCAAGTGGTTCTTTTTGGCAGCCTTGGCGAAATTCATACGAAGGCTTACAAATCGCAAGGTCTTACACATCCAGAGGTTGTAGACgtattgcaaattttcaatagtGCCTTTCTTTCGTTGATAGAAAACTTATGCACGTTAGCCAAACCGTTGTATAAAATCTGTAACTCGCAttggttgaagaaaaatttaacgaaaaactGTGACGATTTTCTGTCCATATATCCACCTACCTTAAAGGACGTTTGGGAAGGTTGACAGTCTCATGGTTGATAGTGATGATACATCAATGGGAATAGGGATAATATAAGAGCTTGCTGCGCATTGATGCAAATGCAGATTTGTAATTGTGTACATGTATGTTTACAGAGGAGAGGCCAAAAGCGTCGAATCTTCACAGAAAGCCCAGCAGTGCCTGGCGTAAAGAACGCAGGCGAGATCCGATCCAAAGCGAAGCTCTTGACATGTCAGCTGCCAGGGTACATCACCATGCGAGGCCGAGTGTAATCGTGCCAACGACACCGCAACCAGGTGAATTTAATCAAGTAGGAAGACAGTATTATTGTAATACAATAAAGacggatatatttttttcaaattatcctcattaatattattattattattattattattagttgaTCGTTAATCGAAGCGAAAAACAGCCGATGACGGATCGTTAATCATATTACCTTTGAGTTTCGTGCAAAGTAACGCCAATTCTACTTgcttcattattattaccagCAGGGTTAGAGATCTCATTGGTCCAGATCGAATCTGTTTCAACAACTGTTGTCACCCTGTTGTTAAATTGTTTACGATTGAAATTAGGAACGACCGTCGAGGACACGGCGGTAGCGGCCTGCACGGCCACTGCATCCGCTGCAACGGGGACCCAGCGAACCGGGGTCAGGAGCAGCGGCGTTGTCTGCGACCCGGCGATCGACGAACACTTTAAACGGTCCCTGGGCCTCGAAGAATACGCGGCCGTGTTCGACGCGACGTCATCAAACGACAAGGCGACCGGTCTCAGCGGTGAGTTTCAAATATGATAATGACGATATTCCGACTCCTTTGTCACCTCGATTCAATGGGCATAGTCATGTAAAATCTCTTCGTTGTTAATTGTTGTACACGCTTAGTGTATACGTATCCATGTATCCATGTACGTACCTGCAGTGACAAATATTACAATACGTTATTGTCGATAATTGATAGTGATG includes:
- the LOC124181517 gene encoding cyclin N-terminal domain-containing protein 1-like; this translates as MCATKLPRIMDLDTAYIEPLIKEWLQHVHEDNARQEQIFAEGSEFFIPFIAVPVPVIKAIFVITDHLGLGPNTRYLTVHLFDRFMSNQFCELYVAEMVSNPGEVAWPQICKIISSEAKLRLMSCMQLASKMDSHTKGLSISQVVRGLQWLDDKSEYTTNSIYCSEFRVYKALDFKIPLFTPLHCVEILLAATKLGQMPKIYDACVNLLDLAYLEHERLYSCLVFLMKQRFPEFQIDPGYIMALESNVLYLAAGVVLCATFILAVEHCETERLVQMLSNQVGIRVTNIWEMAKLLFTIALQEDTPEQ
- the LOC124181521 gene encoding uncharacterized protein LOC124181521 gives rise to the protein MSAVESALDVLSRAATMVQEERPKASNLHRKPSSAWRKERRRDPIQSEALDMSAARVHHHARPSVIVPTTPQPGTTVEDTAVAACTATASAATGTQRTGVRSSGVVCDPAIDEHFKRSLGLEEYAAVFDATSSNDKATGLSVDDHFAKALGETWTRLQATNRSKDST